The Corynebacterium pseudopelargi genome contains a region encoding:
- a CDS encoding trimeric intracellular cation channel family protein, protein MHNVDPHVLTLYETLDLIGVVLNGIIGGTIARQRDFDLVGFIFLALFSALGGGMLRDVLMDRGTAAAIANSNYLLLAIVGAILALLFHFDGKRWELFKVHADAVILGVWAVTGAVKALTFSMPLTSAVLLGVLTAVGGGMIRDVVTGQVPSIFGGGPLYAVPALVAAVTMVVFAQFDLITLGMLLAAMAGAGLAILAYWKHWILFRPSDLQKISMTPRQLNALIKRSERKGYREGRDA, encoded by the coding sequence ATGCACAATGTAGATCCCCACGTGCTCACGCTGTATGAGACGCTCGATCTTATCGGCGTGGTGCTCAATGGCATTATCGGCGGAACCATCGCACGTCAGCGCGATTTCGACCTGGTGGGATTTATTTTCCTTGCCCTGTTCTCCGCCCTCGGTGGCGGCATGCTCAGGGACGTGCTGATGGATCGCGGGACCGCTGCTGCCATTGCGAATTCCAATTACTTATTGCTGGCCATCGTCGGTGCCATCTTGGCGCTTTTATTCCATTTCGACGGCAAGCGCTGGGAGCTGTTTAAGGTCCATGCCGATGCAGTGATCCTGGGCGTGTGGGCGGTTACCGGTGCGGTCAAAGCCTTGACCTTTTCCATGCCGCTGACATCGGCGGTGTTGCTCGGTGTGCTGACTGCCGTTGGCGGTGGGATGATTCGCGACGTTGTCACAGGCCAAGTGCCCAGCATTTTCGGTGGCGGGCCACTGTATGCGGTGCCAGCGCTGGTGGCTGCTGTGACCATGGTGGTGTTTGCGCAGTTCGATTTGATCACCCTTGGCATGTTGCTTGCGGCCATGGCCGGGGCGGGGCTTGCCATTTTGGCGTATTGGAAGCATTGGATTTTGTTCCGCCCTTCGGATCTTCAGAAAATTTCGATGACGCCACGCCAACTCAACGCCCTAATTAAGCGCTCTGAGCGCAAGGGCTACCGCGAAGGCCGCGACGCTTAA
- a CDS encoding serine hydrolase domain-containing protein, translating to MSLLAPFEAFPVEHLAAGVITEGKEYTLGDTDREFELASVTKLLATYGFLLACEEEVFTLDSPCGPATVRHLLAHASGVGFRSDDATRPAEQRRVYSSYGFELLAQQLEQETQMTFAEYLHEAVFVPLGMDATVLWGSPGHEARSTLSDMLRFAHELIDPQLLHPSTLEQAFEVQFPTLDGVVPGYGMQKPCPWGLGFEIKGEKSPHWTGAEMPQDTVGHFGQSGTFLWLAPKQRRAAVMLSDRDFGAWAKPLWQETNDALWQSLQEGK from the coding sequence ATGAGCCTGCTTGCACCCTTTGAAGCGTTTCCTGTTGAGCATCTTGCTGCCGGAGTGATCACCGAAGGTAAGGAATACACCCTCGGTGATACAGACCGGGAATTTGAATTAGCCAGCGTGACCAAATTATTGGCCACCTATGGCTTCTTGCTGGCCTGCGAAGAAGAGGTCTTCACCCTCGATAGCCCCTGTGGGCCTGCCACCGTGAGGCACTTGCTTGCCCATGCATCCGGGGTGGGTTTCCGCAGCGATGACGCCACCCGCCCTGCAGAGCAGCGCCGCGTGTATTCCTCCTATGGCTTTGAGCTGCTGGCGCAGCAACTTGAGCAGGAAACACAGATGACGTTTGCCGAGTACCTCCATGAGGCGGTGTTTGTGCCTTTGGGCATGGATGCGACGGTGTTGTGGGGTTCGCCCGGCCATGAGGCGCGCTCCACCCTTAGCGATATGTTGCGCTTTGCCCATGAGCTGATCGATCCTCAGCTTTTACACCCAAGCACCTTGGAGCAGGCCTTTGAGGTGCAATTTCCCACCCTTGACGGGGTAGTGCCTGGCTATGGCATGCAAAAGCCCTGCCCCTGGGGTTTGGGTTTTGAAATCAAGGGCGAAAAATCTCCGCACTGGACGGGAGCGGAGATGCCTCAGGATACGGTTGGCCACTTCGGGCAATCGGGGACGTTTTTGTGGCTGGCGCCGAAGCAACGCCGAGCGGCGGTGATGTTAAGCGATCGCGACTTCGGCGCTTGGGCCAAGCCGCTGTGGCAAGAAACCAACGATGCGCTTTGGCAGTCCCTGCAGGAAGGCAAGTAA